The Trichocoleus desertorum ATA4-8-CV12 DNA segment TACAGTTGTCCGTCTGGAGCTTCACCCAGCAAAGTGGCAACCACGGCTCCAGCCATGCCACCAAAGGGGCTGTAGTCCATCGTTACCTTAACTTCTGTGCCAGCTTCATACTCTGAGGTACGAAAGCTGACGCAGCCTTCGTTAGGCACAGTAGCACCAGGCAGCGATCGCCAGCAAATCAGCTCATTTTCTTGATCCTGGGTAATCTCGGCATCCCATTCAATCTGGTTGCCTAAGGGAGCTTTGGTGATCCAATGCGATCGCTGAGCATCCAGCATTTGCACCGACTGGAGATGATTCATGAATCGTGGCAAATTCTCAAAGTTACGCCAGAACTGATACAACTCCTGAGGAGAGCGATCAATCCGAATGCTTCTTTCTACATGGATGCTCATAGAGTGGCTCCTAGCTGAATGACTGGCTGACCTAGTCTGACCTTAGATCCCGATGAGCCAACTTGCACCTACTACAGGAGAGAACTTTACCCCTGAGTC contains these protein-coding regions:
- a CDS encoding SRPBCC family protein, which gives rise to MSIHVERSIRIDRSPQELYQFWRNFENLPRFMNHLQSVQMLDAQRSHWITKAPLGNQIEWDAEITQDQENELICWRSLPGATVPNEGCVSFRTSEYEAGTEVKVTMDYSPFGGMAGAVVATLLGEAPDGQLYEDLWRLKQEIEEGNTEL